CGCATTTCAAGACAAAGTAGGCCGGTTCGGCATCCGAATGGGCGAATTCGTCGATCCTGAGGTCTTCCCCGTGCGGCTGGAAGAGGTTCTCGAATACAAGAACCGATTGCTCTCCATGCTCGGGGGCGAGGCAATCGAGTTCAAGCCCCTGCTCGACGAGTACTCAAGCTACGCGTCTGCGCTCCGCGGCTTCGTCGGAGATTCCGAATCGTTCGTGGCAGATGCCTTGGACGCAGGCAAGCGGATCATGTTCGAAGGGGCGCAAGGCACGTTCCTCGATCTCGATTCAGGAACGTATCCCTATGTCACGAGCAGCCATCCGGTGGCCGGCGGCGCTTGCCTGGGGACTGGGATCGGCCCCCGCGCGATCGACCAGGTGCTGGGAGTCTGCAAAGCCTACACGACTCGCGTCGGCGCAGGCCCATTTCCTACCGAACTGGACAATGAAATCGGGGACAAGATTCGGGAGCGGGGTCAGGAGTTTGGAACGACGACCGGCCGGGGCCGCAGATGCGGATGGCTCGACTTGAACCTGTTGCGCCGTAGCGCGTCGCTAAATTCGCTCAGCGGGTGGGTCGTGACGCGTCTCGACGTGCTCTCAGGTTTCGAACGATTGCACGTTTGTACCGGCTACCGATGGAACGGCAGGACCCTCAACACCGTTCCGCAAGACACGTTCCTGCTCAGCCAGGTGGAGCCCGACTATAAGACCGTTCCCGGCTGGGACGCCGACATCACGGGCGCCCGCAGCCTAGCCGATCTCCCCACGGCCGCGAGGGACTACTTGAACCTCATCGAGGAGGAAACGAGAACTCCCATTTGCATCGTGTCGGTGGGTCCCGACCGGCAGCAGACGATTCTTCATCGGGAGGACCTCATCTGGCCGTGAGCCCCATGAACAGCCGGAACTCAACGTGGCGCGCGATTCGTATGGGGAACTTAGACACGGACGCCGGCCTCCGGCGAAAGTCACGGTGCGTTCCAAGCGCAAGCGGTATCGTGTTCTCTGCCATGACTCGAATCGGAAACAAAACTGGGCTGCGCGCCGCTTACGGGTTGAGCGCTTTGCTGTGCGCCACGGCGTTCGCGCAGGATCAAGAGGCTCTCTCGCTCCAGCGCACGCTCGAATTGACCATAGCCAACAACGGGACGGTACGGGCGGCGTTCCTCGACCTTGAAGCCGCCCGCAGCCGGGTTCGTCAGGCTTTCAGCCTGTTTCTCCCCACAGTAACGCCGTCCTTCCGGTACGACACCTCGCGGAGCGAGACCTACACGGGCTCGTTTGCGGGAGTGACGAAGCGGAGCGACGGTACCCCTCAAGTGACGGCGAATTGGCGGCTCCTCGATTCCGGCGAGCGCGAATGGAGCTATCAGTCGTCTCGGCGTCAAGCGAGCGCGGCGGAATGGGATGCGATACAAACCGTGCGCAACCTTCTTTTTCAGGTTCATCAGCAGTATTACGACGCTCTTCGCGCCCAGGAGTTGATGGCGGTTTCTGAAGCGCAACTCAATCGGGCCGAGACGATCCTCAAGCAAACTGACGCCCAGATCGAAGTAGGGATGGCGCCCAAAAAGGACCGCCTGCAGGCGAACGCGGACTTCCTCAACGCTCAAGTTCAGCGTCTGCAGACCCTCAACCAGCGGGCCATCGCCTTGACGACGCTCAAGGCAACCTTGGCTTGGCCCGAGTCCCGCGACCTACCCAAACTCATGGCGGCCATGGTCCCCCAGAGGTTCCCGCCGATTCTGCCTCTGGCCGAAGCCACCCGATTGGGCCTGGCGAACCGCCCCGACCTTCAATCCCGGCGGCAACGCCTTTCGAGCCAACGCTATCAGGTCTTGCGAGCGGAACGAGACGCTTCCTTCAGTTGGACACTGGACGCCTCTTACGTCCGCCAATTCGGACCCGACGTTTCGGACCAGCGCGCGCTAACGTTCCTCGTGTCGATGCCGCTGTTCGACGGGAATTTCGCCCGCGAATCGGCGCGCCAAGCACGGCTTAGTTACGATGCGTTTGAAGCGGAGTTGGTCCAGGCCGAGCGCCAGGCGCGGGCGGAGATCGAGTCCGCTCACGTCTCGCTGTCGCAGGATATCGAAAGGGTTCACGCGGCGCTCGCGGCGCGAGAAGCGGCCCAACTCAACTATGAGGCCGCCGTCGAATCGCAGAAGCAAGGCGCAGAGGGCACCACGGTGATCACGGTGCTCACCGCACAGGTGAGCCTAGTCACCGCGGAGTTGAATTACGTAGAAGCTGTATACGACTACCTTATTTCGGAGATGAGGCTGAGGCTCGCCGTGGGCGAGTCGTTGCCTGGCGAAGAGAGTTGAAGACAAGACTGCTGGTTATCGGAGGACTCGCCGCGATCGTCGCGGTGTTTTGGTACGTGATGCGCACGGGTTCCAAGGAGCCCGAGTTGGAGTATCGCTACGCCCCTGTGGTCAAGGGTGAGATCGTGCGCTCGATCACCGCGACGGGGGTGCTCGTCGCCCTGACTACGGTGGACGTGAAGTCGAAAGCGGGCGGCATCGTCGAGCAACTCGTGGTCGATGAGGGCAGCGAGGTCAAAAGGGGCGACCTGATCGCGATCATCGACCCTCGGGACACCCAAGCCAGCTACAGTCAAGCCGAGGCCGACCTTCGGCAAGCGACTGCCCGCGCAGCGCAAGCGAAGGTCAACTATGATCTCCAAATCGCGGGAAGCAAGACCTCCGTCGAAGACGCTCAGGTGGCCTTAGAGACCGCTCGAATTCGGCTCGCCCGAGCTCAAATCGAAGCCGAACGCCAACCGACTCTTACAGAATCCAACCTCACTTCGGCGAAGGCTCAGCTCGATCTCGCAAAGCAAGACCTCGATGTTTACGAGCGGGTCACCGCTCCTCAGATTCGCCGAGACGTGAGCGGGTCACTCGCGAGGGCCCAAGCGGACTTCGATGCCGCCGAGGCCGATTACACTCGGCAACAGGAACTCCTCAAGCGCGGATTCGTGAGCGAGGGCACGGTGGAGAGAGCCAAGGCAACCCTCGAGGCCGCGCGAGCTTCGTACACCTCGGCGAGCCAGCGCAGCCAAACGCTCGACCGCGAGATTACGGCGGAGATGGAACGGCTCAGACTTGCGCTGAGAAGGGCCCAAGCGACCCAAGACGACGCGATCGCTCAGCGGAGCCAAGTCGACATCGCGCGGAGGAACCTCGAAGAGTCTCGCAAAGCCGTACAGCAGGCCGAAATCAACCTGCAGAAGATGATCGACGCCCAACTCAACAACCGCATCCGCCAGAGCGAGGTAGTCGCAGCAGAGGCGGGCACGGTCCGAAGCAAGGTGGCCCTCGACAACGCCAAAGTCCAACTCGAGAGCACCACCGTAGTCGCGCCGCGCGATGGCGTTGTGACGATGAAATACCTCGAAGAGGGCACCATCATCCCGCCTGGAACCAGCACCTTCGCCCAAGGCACGAGCATCGTGCAGCTCAGCGACGTTTCCAAGCTGTTCATGGAGTGCTTGGTCGATGAGGCCGACATCAGCGACGTCCGGAAGGGCCAGCAAGTGAGGATCACTACCGAGGCATTTCCTGGCCGGCAGTTCCGAGGGGTCGTCGAGAGAGTTAATCCGGCGGCAGCTACGGACAACAACATTACTGCGGTCAAGGTCCGCATCGAGGTCCTGCCCGGCCATGACCTCAAGCTTCTGCCCGGAATGAACGGCACCGCCGAGTTCATCACGATGTCGAAGCCGAACGTTCTGGTCGTTCCTTCGCAGGCCGTCAACTTCGAGGGAGAAAAGGCCACAGTGAAGATCAAGACCGCCGACCCGCTCAAACCCGAAGTGCGCGAAGTTAAAACGGGCGACACGGGCAACAACGGAATTGAAGTCGTCGAGGGCCTCAAAGAAGGCGACGAGGTCGTCGTGGCTGAAATCGACATCGCTGCCCTTCGCGAGATTCAAACTCGCATGGAGGAGGCTCAGGAGGGTGGAGGACTCGCCGGAGGCACAAGGCCCGGCGGCGGACGGCCCCGAACGCAAACGACGACGAGCGGATCTGGTTCTGGAGCGAGTCCGGGCGGAATGCAAAGACCCGGCACTTCAGGTGGCGGGACTTCGGGCGGCGCCATGCCGGGTGGAGGCGGCGCATCGGGAGGCGGACCTGCCGGAGGCGGAGCGCCGAGCGGCGGGCCCTCCCCTGGAGGCTCTTCGGGAGGCGGCGCTCCTCGCACGGGAGGTTCTTAGGTGAGTTTCTGGGATAGCGTGGAAAGCGCATTGCGAGCCGTCGCGGCGAACAAACTGCGTTCGGTGCTTACCATGCTCGGCGTCGTGATCGGGGTCGGGTCCGTGATCGCGATGATCGGCATCGGCGCGGGGACGGCGCAGAAGTCGCTCGAGAACATCGAGGTCATGGGCACGAACATGCTCACGATCATGCCCAACTGGCGAAGAGGAAACGTCAGCCTCGGAGCAGGCGATAACCCGAATCTGACCGAAGACGACGTAGCGGCTCTCAAGCGTGAAGTCGAAACGATTGAGTTCATCACCGGGTCGGTCCGATCCGGCGCGTCCGTCAAGTACGGCAACCGGACCACGAACACGCAGGTCTACGGCGCGGAACCCCAAGTCGCCCTCATCCGGAACGCGACGAAAATGCACCAGGGCACCTGGTACACCGCCGAAGACGAGGCGATGGCCAACCGCAAGGCGGTCTTGGGATATACCGTCTACGACGAGCTCTTCCAAGGCGAGAACGCCATCGGCGCGACGATCCGCGTCAAAGGGCGGAACTACGAAGTGGTCGGCGTCGTGGCCTATAAGGGTGGTTCGGGGTTCATGAACCCAGACGACCAGATCTACGTACCCCTCAAGACCGCGCAAACTCGCCTTCTAGGTAAGACCAAGTACGACATGATCAACCTGACCGCGAAAAGTGGCTTGCTCTTCTACACCCAGGCCAAGGTCGAAGAGGTTCTTCAGCGCAAGCAGAGCAACGCGATGGGCGAGTCGCTGTTTCGCATCATGAACCAGGGCGAGTGGATCGAGCAGATCGAGACCCAGACCCGCCTGCTCAGTTTCCTCCTGGCTGGAATCGCTTCCGTTTCCCTGCTCGTCGGCGGGATCGGGATCATGAACATCATGCTGGTGAGCGTTACCGAACGGACGCGAGAGATCGGACTCCGAAAAGCCATCGGCGCAAAACGAACGTCCGTGCTCGCCCAGTTCCTTCTCGAATCGATCGTAATGTGCCTCGTCGGAGGCGTGGTGGGGATCATCCTCGGCTCCACGGGCGTCGTGTTCGTCGCCCAAGCGCTGAAGGTCCCGCCCATTATCAACACGCAAGCGATCGTGATGGCTTTTGGGTTCTCTGCTTTGGTGGGGCTGTTCTTCGGGCTGTATCCGGCCATGCGAGCGAGCAGGCTCACGCCCATCGAAGCGCTCCGATACGAATGAGCGCTTACCCCTTCAGGCCCGTCAAGGCGATCCCCTGGATGAAGTAGCGTTGGGCCAAGAAGAACAACACGATGACGGGCGTGACGATTACCGTCGAGGCCGCCATCAAGAGGTGCCATTGCGTCGCTCCCTGTTGCGATTGGAAGAACTGCAGCCCTAGCGAGAGCGTGAACGTGTATTGGTGCAGCAAGTAGATGAGCGGGCCGAGGAAGTCGTTCCACGAAGCCATGAAAGTGAAGAGCGCCACTACCGCGAGGGCGGGCTTGCTGAGCGGCATGACCACGCGGCTGTAGATGTGCCACTCCGAACCTCCATCGAGCCTAGCCGCCTCGGAAAGCTCTTCGGGGATCGTTCGGAAAAACTGGCGCAAGAGGAAAATACTGAACGCGGTCCCGAACCATGCCGGAACCCACAAGGGTCGAAAGGTACCGATCCAATCGAGCGCCCGAAACAGCCCAAACGTCGGCACCATCACCACCGGAAACGGGATCATCATGGTCCCGAGAGTCGCCGCAAAAAACACGTCGCGCCCCTTCCAGCGCAACTTGGCGAACGAATAGGCGACGAGCGAGTTCGCCACAAGAGAACCAGCGACGGTGAGGACGCAAATGAGCAGGGTGTTCCTTGCATAGACCAGGAACGGGATGTACCCCAGCTTCTCGCTCTCGAAGGCGACTGCTTCAGGGTAGTTCTGCCAGACGACTGGGTCGGGAATCCAGACCGGCGGATCGGCGACTGCCTGGTTGATGTCCTTGAGCGAGGTCGAGATCATCCACAGGAGCGGCATGAGGAAGAGTGCCGAGAGCGTGAGCAGTAAGGCGTGGATGAGCCATGCACCTTGGCGGCGCTCTTGGCCGATCGAGCGCTGACGGTTCTCCCCTCGCCTAATCGCCAGCATAGTGAACCCTCCGCTCCATCAACTTGAGCGAGATCAGCGTTAAGGCGAAGATGATCAGGAACATCAGCCACCCCATCGCCGACGCGTAACCCATGCGCAGATACCGAAACGCGTTGTCGTAAAGATACATCGTGTAGAAGTAGGTGGACCGCGCAGGCGCGCCGTTGGGAAACATCACATACGGCACCGTGAAGACCTGGAGCGTGCCGATCATCCCCATGATGACGTTGAACATGATGACCGGGCTGATCATCGGCAGCGTGATGTGACGGGTCTTCTTCCAGGCCCCGGCGCCGTCCAGTTGAGCCGCCTCGAACAGGCTCACCGGAACGCTCTGAAGCCCTGCCAAGTAGATCACCATCGCGTGCCCCACACCCCACATCGCCATGAGCACGAGCGCGGGCTTGGACCAGGTGGGATCGCCCAGCCAGTTGGGGCCGCTGATTCCGATCGAGCCGAGCGCCACGTTGACCAGGCCGGTCTGGCCGTTGAACATCCACAGCCACAACACCGCCAGAGACACCAGCGGCACCAGCGAGGGTAGAAAGAAGATCGTTCGGTAAACCGTAAGCCCACGAATCTTCGTGTTGAGCAAGAGCGCCAGCCCCAAGGCCGCCAAAGCCGAAAGAGGGAGGGCCATCACCGCGTACAGGAACGTGTTCTTGAGCGCCACCCAAAAGAGTTCGTCGCTCAAGAGCTCGCTGTAGTTGTCGGTCCCGATCCAGATGGGTTTCCGGAGGACCGAATAGTCGCAGAAGCTGAAGTACATCGAAGCGACCACGGGATACAGCATGAACCCGCAAAACCCCACGATCCAGGGCGAGGCGAACAAGACGCCCATCCAAGCTTCCTTTCGCCTCAGCGTCATCGGTCGCGATTCCTTTGTGCGAGGGTCTTCAAGTAGGCGTCGAGCTTGGGCTGCATTCGAATCCGGACGTCGCGCAGCGCCTCTTGGGGGGTCTTCTGCTTCAGAAAGACCTGTTCGATCGCAGCCGCGAGTTCTTGGGAGTATTGGGGCCAAATCCCGAATTGAGGAGGAGCGACGGCGTTCGGACCGCGAGGAAGGTCGGCAAAGAGGCGAATGTAGGGGTTGGGGTGCCTCTTGTAGAAGTCCTCGCTCACTTCGACGAGCGGGCTGTGCTTTCGCTGTCCCATGCAGAGCAGTTCCATCCCCCTTTGCGACTGCACGAACTTGATGAACTCAAATGCCTCCTTGGGATGCCGGGCGCCGCGGGGAATCCCCAGGACATCCAGACCCACAAAGGTCATTTCAGAGAGGTCCGGCCGGTCTTGCGGGTGGGGAAACGGGGCCACAGCCCAATCGAGGTCGGGGGCGACTTCCGTGATGAAGTTGTACATCCAAACGCCCTGAAGCACCATCGCGACCTTTTCGGACATGAAGGCGTTCTGAGGCGAAGAAAACGCCCCAAAGCCCTGCCGGAACGCTTGGATGTCGGTCGCCCCGTAAAGATCCGAGAACTTCATTACGAACTCGAACGCTCGGACGTTCTCAGGGCTATCGCAGGTGATCGTGTCCTTCCCGTCCCAAAGGCGTCCTCCGAACATGTACCCCCAGGCCCAGTTCCACCACCCCGGCTCTTGCGGCAAGAAGCCCGCCTTCCGAATTCGTCCGCGCTCATCGCGAACCAACAGTTGGTCGGAGTAGTCGATCAGTTCTTCGATGGTCGTTGGGGGCCGGTCGGGATCGAGGCCCGCAGCGCGAAGCATCTCCCGGTTGTAATGGAGCGCCGTCGAGGCCGGGGTCGTCGGAAGAGCCCAAACCTTGCCGCCGTACTCGCAGATGTCCCAATACGCGGGAATGTACCGGCTGGAGTCGATCCCGGCTTCCCGGCAGAAGTCGTCGAGGGGAATCAGCGCGTTGTCGTCGGCGAACTGCGCGACGTCGGCATCATACAGGCCCGCTACGTCCGGAGGCACGCCTCCCGAAGCCGCCAGCAAGGTCTTGGAACTGACGGCGGCGATGCTGAGGTAGTCGACGTAGATTCGGTCCTGAGATCGGTTGAACTCATCGACGACGGCGCGCATCGCTTCGCCTTCGAACTTGGTCCATTTCTCCCAGTAAGTGACTACCACCCGATTGGGTCGTTCGGGCTTTCGAACGACGCGCTCGCTCGTCCAGAAACAAGCCACGACGATCGCGATTCCAAGCCAACGCACGAGAGGCCGCATTGTCATACCCGTCGAACCTATTCTGCGCTCACCGGAGAAGTCCCTTCGGAATTCGAGCGGAAGGCGTCGTCGAGGAGCCAGCAGGCGGCGCGTTGCGTCTGATTCCGAGGGATTAGCCCCGGCTCAGAATCCTCGCAGCGGTCCAATCGAAACCGGCATCGCGGGGCAAACGAGCATCCAGGTGGCAAACGAGCGAAGTCGGGGGGCTGGCCGCCAATGGGTTCGAGCGTCTTTGCGCCCGCTTTCGGCATCGCGGCCAAAAGCGCTTGTGTGTAAGGATGCGCCGGACTGCGCAAGACGGATTCGGCATCGCCGCGCTCGACGACTCGGCCGGCGTAATAAACGGCGATGTTGGAAGCCAGCGAACCGATGACCCCGATGTCGTGGGAAATCAGCATAACCGCCACGCCTTCGGTTTCCTTGAGGTCCTTGAGAAGCCGCAGAATCTGCGCCTGAAGCGTCACGTCGAGCGCGGTAGTGGGCTCGTCCGCGATCAACACCTTGGGCTTGCAGGCGAACGCGATCGCAATAACGACACGTTGCCGCTGGCCGCCCGACAACTGGTGGGGATACTTTCGCGCGGACAGTTCGGGAGTGGGGACGCCGACCTTGTCGAGCATCTCGACGCTTCGCTTCCACGCCTCGGATCGCGAGAGATTGTGGTGAAGCATCAACACTTCCGCGATCTGGTGCCCCACTCGCATCATCGGATTGAGGCTGGTGAACGGGTCCTGCATGACGAGAGCGATCTGCTGGCCCCGAATGTCCAACCACTCTCGCTTGGGGAGGGTGAGGAGTTCCCGGCCCTCCAAGACGATCGACCCCTTGGTGATCCGGGCCGACGCGGGAAGCATGTTCATGATCGCCATCCCGGTCATCGACTTTCCGCATCCCGACTCGCCGACGACCCCGAGCGTGTGGCCGGCTTCAAGTTCGAGCGAGACCCCGCGGAGTACCCTCACGCCCGCGATTTCGACCTCGAGGTCCACAACTTCCAAGATCGCCATAACCGCGTCATTATCTCCCAAGAGTCGATGCTAAGTTTGCGCTTGCCCCGAAGCAACGCGGATTTCTTGGAGACGGGTTCGCTACGAGCGACGGCGCCCGGAGTTGTATACTCAACGCCATGTCTTCTCGTGTACGAGTCGTCGTTGCGGACGACGAAGTTGCGTATCGAAACGCGCTCCAGCGAACGCTCGATCTGATGCCGGATTGCGAGGTGGTCGCTATGTGCAAGGACGGGCAAGAAGCGCTTGACGCTTGCCTTGCCGAGACTCCTGACGTGCTGCTGACCGACGTCAATATGCCGCGCATGTCCGGCGTGGAGCTTGCCGCCAAGCTCTCGGCCGAGTCCCCGGAGATCAAGATCGTCGTCCTGACAGTTCAAGAGGACGACGAGACCGTCTATGACGCGTTTAGGGCCGGGGCGCTGGGCTATCTTCTCAAGAGTTCCACCCCGCAAGACGTGATCGAAGCGATTCGTCTGGCGGCCAAGGGGGAAGCGAAAATCACGCCGAAGATCGCGGCCAAGGTCGTCGCCGACTTTCGACGGGTCCGCGAGATCGATCCGCCTGACGACACCGAATTGTACGTCCTTAGCGACCGGGAACAAGAGATTCTCGACTTGATCGCCGAGGGCATGAGAAACAAGGAAATCGCCAACAAGCTTTGCATCGCAGAAAAAACGGTGAAGAACCACGTAAGCAATATCCTCAAGGCGCTCCACGTGAACAGCCGGACCGAGGCCGCCATGAAGGCCGTGCGCTCCCGCATGGGGGGCCGCGAGGGTTAGGACGTAAGTTCGATGCAACCCAACCCGGCCGAACCGCCCTCCGCGAGCCCTTCGTCGGAACAAAACGCGTTTCCGCTCGGCTTCTTGCTGGGGTTCGTGGGTTTGATCGTGCTTTTGGGGGTACTCGGCGTCGCTGTGTTGGCGCCCGTTTTCTTTTCAGCTCGAAAGGGAGCGGTAAGCGCAGTCTGCCTTTCCAACGTTCGCAAGCTGAGCGCCGCGCTCGTGCAGTATCAGCTCGACAATAACGAATCCCTCCCTGCGGGCGAGTCATGGACCCTCGCGGTTTCGCCCTACCTCAACGACCTGAAGATGCTGCATTGCCCGGCTTTGGGATCGGCGGACAGCGAACCTTTCGGCTACGCGCTCAACGAGAGCTATGCAGGCCGGCGGTTGACCCCCGCAGAACCTCTCAACAACGTTCCGATCGTTTTCGAATCGACCGTCATCGAACCCAATGCCGTCGCACCTTATCGCTCGAAGCCAACTCCAGGGCGGCACACAACGAACTCTGGGCAGGGGAACTTCGTCGGGTTCGCCGACGGAAGCGCAAGGTTCGTCAAGGATTGACGCGGCGCGGCTGGCTCGTGCCGATCTACTCCGCCTCGTCGTCGCCCGAGGTTCCCGAATGGCTCGCTCTCAGTGCGCGCTTGAGGAGGTTGAGTTGGCCCATGTGGTAGCTTGCGTGGATCGCGATGCGCAAGAGCAAGTCCACCGCCTTCTCTTCGGAATCGCACCCAAAAGCGGGCGCGTCGGCTTGGCAATAACGCCTCGCCTCCTGGAGTCCCTCGACGAACCGGCGGCGCAAGGTAGGCCATTCCGAAGGG
The genomic region above belongs to Candidatus Nitrosymbiomonas proteolyticus and contains:
- a CDS encoding hypothetical conserved protein codes for the protein MFSAMTRIGNKTGLRAAYGLSALLCATAFAQDQEALSLQRTLELTIANNGTVRAAFLDLEAARSRVRQAFSLFLPTVTPSFRYDTSRSETYTGSFAGVTKRSDGTPQVTANWRLLDSGEREWSYQSSRRQASAAEWDAIQTVRNLLFQVHQQYYDALRAQELMAVSEAQLNRAETILKQTDAQIEVGMAPKKDRLQANADFLNAQVQRLQTLNQRAIALTTLKATLAWPESRDLPKLMAAMVPQRFPPILPLAEATRLGLANRPDLQSRRQRLSSQRYQVLRAERDASFSWTLDASYVRQFGPDVSDQRALTFLVSMPLFDGNFARESARQARLSYDAFEAELVQAERQARAEIESAHVSLSQDIERVHAALAAREAAQLNYEAAVESQKQGAEGTTVITVLTAQVSLVTAELNYVEAVYDYLISEMRLRLAVGESLPGEES
- a CDS encoding ABC type glycerol-3-phosphate transporter, substrate-binding protein → MTMRPLVRWLGIAIVVACFWTSERVVRKPERPNRVVVTYWEKWTKFEGEAMRAVVDEFNRSQDRIYVDYLSIAAVSSKTLLAASGGVPPDVAGLYDADVAQFADDNALIPLDDFCREAGIDSSRYIPAYWDICEYGGKVWALPTTPASTALHYNREMLRAAGLDPDRPPTTIEELIDYSDQLLVRDERGRIRKAGFLPQEPGWWNWAWGYMFGGRLWDGKDTITCDSPENVRAFEFVMKFSDLYGATDIQAFRQGFGAFSSPQNAFMSEKVAMVLQGVWMYNFITEVAPDLDWAVAPFPHPQDRPDLSEMTFVGLDVLGIPRGARHPKEAFEFIKFVQSQRGMELLCMGQRKHSPLVEVSEDFYKRHPNPYIRLFADLPRGPNAVAPPQFGIWPQYSQELAAAIEQVFLKQKTPQEALRDVRIRMQPKLDAYLKTLAQRNRDR
- a CDS encoding carbohydrate ABC transporter membrane protein 2,CUT1 family produces the protein MLAIRRGENRQRSIGQERRQGAWLIHALLLTLSALFLMPLLWMISTSLKDINQAVADPPVWIPDPVVWQNYPEAVAFESEKLGYIPFLVYARNTLLICVLTVAGSLVANSLVAYSFAKLRWKGRDVFFAATLGTMMIPFPVVMVPTFGLFRALDWIGTFRPLWVPAWFGTAFSIFLLRQFFRTIPEELSEAARLDGGSEWHIYSRVVMPLSKPALAVVALFTFMASWNDFLGPLIYLLHQYTFTLSLGLQFFQSQQGATQWHLLMAASTVIVTPVIVLFFLAQRYFIQGIALTGLKG
- a CDS encoding peptide ABC transporter ATP-binding protein, which translates into the protein MAILEVVDLEVEIAGVRVLRGVSLELEAGHTLGVVGESGCGKSMTGMAIMNMLPASARITKGSIVLEGRELLTLPKREWLDIRGQQIALVMQDPFTSLNPMMRVGHQIAEVLMLHHNLSRSEAWKRSVEMLDKVGVPTPELSARKYPHQLSGGQRQRVVIAIAFACKPKVLIADEPTTALDVTLQAQILRLLKDLKETEGVAVMLISHDIGVIGSLASNIAVYYAGRVVERGDAESVLRSPAHPYTQALLAAMPKAGAKTLEPIGGQPPDFARLPPGCSFAPRCRFRLDRCEDSEPGLIPRNQTQRAACWLLDDAFRSNSEGTSPVSAE
- a CDS encoding RND family efflux transporter, MFP subunit, which produces MKTRLLVIGGLAAIVAVFWYVMRTGSKEPELEYRYAPVVKGEIVRSITATGVLVALTTVDVKSKAGGIVEQLVVDEGSEVKRGDLIAIIDPRDTQASYSQAEADLRQATARAAQAKVNYDLQIAGSKTSVEDAQVALETARIRLARAQIEAERQPTLTESNLTSAKAQLDLAKQDLDVYERVTAPQIRRDVSGSLARAQADFDAAEADYTRQQELLKRGFVSEGTVERAKATLEAARASYTSASQRSQTLDREITAEMERLRLALRRAQATQDDAIAQRSQVDIARRNLEESRKAVQQAEINLQKMIDAQLNNRIRQSEVVAAEAGTVRSKVALDNAKVQLESTTVVAPRDGVVTMKYLEEGTIIPPGTSTFAQGTSIVQLSDVSKLFMECLVDEADISDVRKGQQVRITTEAFPGRQFRGVVERVNPAAATDNNITAVKVRIEVLPGHDLKLLPGMNGTAEFITMSKPNVLVVPSQAVNFEGEKATVKIKTADPLKPEVREVKTGDTGNNGIEVVEGLKEGDEVVVAEIDIAALREIQTRMEEAQEGGGLAGGTRPGGGRPRTQTTTSGSGSGASPGGMQRPGTSGGGTSGGAMPGGGGASGGGPAGGGAPSGGPSPGGSSGGGAPRTGGS
- a CDS encoding spermidine/putrescine ABC transporter permease, with translation MTLRRKEAWMGVLFASPWIVGFCGFMLYPVVASMYFSFCDYSVLRKPIWIGTDNYSELLSDELFWVALKNTFLYAVMALPLSALAALGLALLLNTKIRGLTVYRTIFFLPSLVPLVSLAVLWLWMFNGQTGLVNVALGSIGISGPNWLGDPTWSKPALVLMAMWGVGHAMVIYLAGLQSVPVSLFEAAQLDGAGAWKKTRHITLPMISPVIMFNVIMGMIGTLQVFTVPYVMFPNGAPARSTYFYTMYLYDNAFRYLRMGYASAMGWLMFLIIFALTLISLKLMERRVHYAGD
- a CDS encoding DNA-binding response regulator — its product is MSSRVRVVVADDEVAYRNALQRTLDLMPDCEVVAMCKDGQEALDACLAETPDVLLTDVNMPRMSGVELAAKLSAESPEIKIVVLTVQEDDETVYDAFRAGALGYLLKSSTPQDVIEAIRLAAKGEAKITPKIAAKVVADFRRVREIDPPDDTELYVLSDREQEILDLIAEGMRNKEIANKLCIAEKTVKNHVSNILKALHVNSRTEAAMKAVRSRMGGREG
- a CDS encoding multidrug ABC transporter substrate-binding protein, whose translation is MSFWDSVESALRAVAANKLRSVLTMLGVVIGVGSVIAMIGIGAGTAQKSLENIEVMGTNMLTIMPNWRRGNVSLGAGDNPNLTEDDVAALKREVETIEFITGSVRSGASVKYGNRTTNTQVYGAEPQVALIRNATKMHQGTWYTAEDEAMANRKAVLGYTVYDELFQGENAIGATIRVKGRNYEVVGVVAYKGGSGFMNPDDQIYVPLKTAQTRLLGKTKYDMINLTAKSGLLFYTQAKVEEVLQRKQSNAMGESLFRIMNQGEWIEQIETQTRLLSFLLAGIASVSLLVGGIGIMNIMLVSVTERTREIGLRKAIGAKRTSVLAQFLLESIVMCLVGGVVGIILGSTGVVFVAQALKVPPIINTQAIVMAFGFSALVGLFFGLYPAMRASRLTPIEALRYE
- a CDS encoding adenylosuccinate synthase; translation: MPTLVIVGAQWGDEAKGKIVDVLADGADVVVRYSGGNNAGHTVITGGQTFKFHLIPAGILHPQITAVLGSGMVVCPKSLLDEWDTARAMRSELGALKISSGAHVVFPYHKSLDVLEEAARGHNKIGTTSRGIGPAFQDKVGRFGIRMGEFVDPEVFPVRLEEVLEYKNRLLSMLGGEAIEFKPLLDEYSSYASALRGFVGDSESFVADALDAGKRIMFEGAQGTFLDLDSGTYPYVTSSHPVAGGACLGTGIGPRAIDQVLGVCKAYTTRVGAGPFPTELDNEIGDKIRERGQEFGTTTGRGRRCGWLDLNLLRRSASLNSLSGWVVTRLDVLSGFERLHVCTGYRWNGRTLNTVPQDTFLLSQVEPDYKTVPGWDADITGARSLADLPTAARDYLNLIEEETRTPICIVSVGPDRQQTILHREDLIWP